A stretch of the Sphingomonas sp. CL5.1 genome encodes the following:
- a CDS encoding sulfotransferase produces MATVAAHPYPPMLLDAALALHDGRLHVAEPLLKEYLKRDPFDARAIRMLAELAGRIGRNRDAENLLRRALELAPAFTAARANLALVLYRQNRAPEALVELDELLATEPDHVGHANLKAAALGRLGGFEEAIALYERVLAAAPGQPKVWMSFGHMLKTVGRQADGIAAYRRAIALQPTLGEAWWSLANLKTVRFADADIAAMERARAAAGLGADDALHLDFALGKALEDRGQADAAFAHYAAGNDARRAQLGYDPGQVTRMVDALTGLVTPDFFARRAGWGCPAADPIFILGMPRAGSTLIEQILSSHSEVEGTTELPDMPAMAHRVADYPRGLAALTAAQARELGEEYLRRASVQRRSGRPFFIDKLPNNWLHVPLIRLILPNARIIDARRDPRACCFSNFKQHFARGQAFSYGLEDMALYYRDYVRLMAHVDAAQPGAVRRVIHEELVDSPEAGIRDLLDRLGLAFEPACLSFHETERAVRTASSEQVRQPIFRGGDRAWRPFAAHLGPLEAALGDVIDRYPGAPAFA; encoded by the coding sequence ATGGCGACCGTCGCGGCCCACCCTTATCCGCCGATGCTGCTCGATGCCGCGCTCGCGCTGCACGACGGGCGGCTTCATGTCGCGGAGCCGTTGCTGAAGGAATATCTGAAACGCGATCCGTTTGACGCGCGCGCGATCCGCATGCTGGCGGAACTGGCCGGGCGGATCGGCCGCAACCGGGATGCGGAGAATCTGCTGCGCCGCGCGCTGGAACTGGCGCCGGCCTTCACCGCCGCGCGCGCCAACCTCGCGCTGGTGCTCTATCGCCAGAATCGCGCGCCGGAGGCGCTGGTCGAGCTGGACGAGCTGCTCGCGACCGAGCCGGATCATGTCGGCCACGCCAACCTGAAGGCCGCCGCGCTCGGCCGGCTCGGCGGGTTCGAGGAGGCGATTGCGCTCTACGAGCGCGTGCTCGCCGCCGCGCCGGGGCAGCCGAAGGTGTGGATGAGCTTCGGCCATATGCTCAAGACGGTCGGGCGCCAGGCGGACGGCATCGCCGCCTATCGCCGCGCGATCGCGCTCCAGCCGACGCTGGGCGAGGCGTGGTGGAGCCTCGCCAACCTCAAGACGGTGCGTTTCGCCGACGCCGATATCGCGGCGATGGAGCGCGCGCGCGCCGCCGCCGGACTGGGCGCGGACGATGCGCTGCACCTCGATTTCGCGCTGGGCAAGGCGCTGGAGGATCGCGGGCAGGCGGACGCCGCCTTCGCGCATTACGCCGCCGGCAATGACGCGCGGCGGGCGCAGCTCGGCTATGATCCGGGGCAGGTCACCCGCATGGTCGATGCGCTGACCGGGCTGGTTACGCCCGATTTCTTCGCCAGGCGCGCCGGCTGGGGCTGCCCGGCGGCGGACCCGATCTTCATCCTGGGGATGCCGCGCGCGGGATCGACGCTGATCGAGCAGATATTGTCGAGCCACAGCGAGGTGGAGGGGACGACGGAACTGCCCGACATGCCGGCGATGGCGCATCGCGTGGCGGACTATCCGCGCGGACTCGCCGCGCTGACGGCGGCGCAGGCGCGCGAGCTGGGCGAGGAATATCTCCGCCGCGCCTCGGTGCAGCGGCGCAGCGGGCGGCCGTTCTTCATCGACAAATTGCCGAACAACTGGCTGCATGTGCCACTGATCCGGCTGATCCTGCCCAATGCGCGGATCATCGACGCGCGGCGCGATCCGCGCGCCTGCTGCTTCTCCAATTTCAAGCAGCATTTCGCGCGCGGACAGGCGTTCAGCTACGGGCTGGAGGACATGGCGCTGTATTATCGCGACTATGTGCGGCTGATGGCGCATGTCGACGCGGCGCAGCCCGGCGCGGTGCGGCGCGTTATCCATGAGGAGCTGGTCGACTCGCCGGAAGCCGGCATCCGCGACCTGCTCGACCGGCTCGGCCTCGCGTTCGAGCCGGCCTGCCTGTCGTTCCATGAGACCGAGCGCGCGGTGCGCACCGCCAGCTCCGAACAGGTGCGCCAGCCGATCTTCCGTGGCGGCGACCGGGCATGGCGGCCGTTCGCGGCGCATCTCGGCCCGCTGGAGGCGGCGCTCGGCGACGTGATCGATCGCTATCCCGGTGCGCCGGCCTTCGCATGA
- the secE gene encoding preprotein translocase subunit SecE → MAKTSPIEFIRQVQAETRKVVWPSRRQTAMTALMVVVMTTVLALFFLGIDTVFDQIVKTLLGLAK, encoded by the coding sequence GTGGCGAAGACGTCCCCGATCGAATTCATCCGTCAGGTTCAGGCAGAGACCCGCAAGGTCGTCTGGCCGTCGCGGCGCCAGACGGCGATGACCGCGCTGATGGTGGTGGTCATGACGACGGTCCTCGCCCTGTTCTTCCTCGGCATCGACACGGTCTTCGACCAGATCGTGAAGACGCTGCTCGGCCTCGCGAAATAA
- the nusG gene encoding transcription termination/antitermination protein NusG: MARWYIIHAYSGFEGKVRDAIITEAERLGLSQLVEQIEVPTETVTEARRGKKVSVERKFMPGYVLAKLAMNDDVYHLVKNTPRVTGFLGASGKPQAISDAEAARMLNSKEEAATAPKHQVKVDYEIGDSVKVLDGPFASFNGTVEELDFDKSKVKVSVSIFGRATPVELDFEQVERSK, encoded by the coding sequence ATGGCGCGCTGGTACATCATCCACGCTTATTCCGGTTTCGAGGGCAAGGTCCGCGACGCCATCATCACCGAGGCGGAGCGGCTCGGCCTCTCGCAACTCGTCGAGCAGATCGAGGTGCCGACCGAAACCGTGACGGAGGCGCGTCGCGGCAAGAAGGTGTCGGTCGAGCGCAAGTTCATGCCGGGCTACGTGCTCGCCAAGCTCGCCATGAACGACGACGTCTATCACCTCGTCAAGAACACGCCGCGCGTGACCGGCTTCCTCGGCGCCTCCGGCAAGCCGCAGGCGATCAGCGACGCCGAAGCCGCGCGGATGCTGAACTCGAAGGAGGAAGCCGCCACCGCGCCGAAGCATCAGGTGAAGGTCGATTACGAGATCGGCGATTCCGTCAAGGTGCTCGACGGCCCCTTCGCCAGCTTCAACGGCACGGTCGAGGAACTCGATTTCGACAAGTCGAAGGTCAAGGTCTCCGTCTCGATCTTCGGCCGCGCGACGCCGGTGGAACTCGATTTCGAGCAGGTCGAGCGGAGCAAGTAA
- a CDS encoding DUF4163 domain-containing protein yields MRMMMGATLAVALAAGAAAQTRDYKFTYSYPAEAGRIPALRAWLEADKAKLRASTARDAAAARAEARKSGFPYRQYETQKTWKVVTDTPRFLSLSGDIYSYTGGAHGSPGSFGMLWDKAARRRLEPKAVFASPAALQAAVGPAFCARLDAERARRRGGERPSGDDSFSQCPKIGELTVLLGSSNRGRIDRVGLIADPYVAGPYAEGAYEVTLPVTPALLRAVKPAYRAAFAVGR; encoded by the coding sequence ATGCGGATGATGATGGGCGCCACGCTCGCCGTGGCGCTGGCGGCGGGCGCGGCGGCGCAGACCCGGGATTACAAGTTCACCTACAGCTATCCGGCCGAGGCGGGGCGCATCCCGGCGCTGCGCGCGTGGCTGGAGGCGGACAAGGCGAAGCTGCGCGCCTCCACCGCGCGCGACGCGGCGGCGGCGCGGGCCGAGGCGCGCAAGAGCGGCTTCCCCTATCGCCAATATGAGACGCAGAAGACGTGGAAGGTGGTGACGGACACGCCGCGCTTCCTGAGCCTGTCCGGTGACATCTACAGCTATACCGGCGGGGCGCATGGCTCGCCGGGATCGTTCGGGATGTTGTGGGACAAGGCCGCGCGGCGGCGGCTGGAGCCAAAGGCGGTGTTCGCCTCCCCGGCGGCGTTGCAGGCGGCGGTCGGCCCGGCGTTCTGCGCGCGGCTGGACGCGGAGCGGGCGCGGCGGCGCGGCGGCGAGCGGCCCTCCGGCGACGATTCGTTCAGCCAATGCCCGAAGATCGGCGAGCTTACCGTGCTGCTCGGCTCCTCGAACCGCGGCCGGATCGACCGCGTGGGGCTGATCGCCGATCCCTATGTCGCGGGGCCTTATGCCGAGGGCGCCTATGAGGTGACGCTGCCGGTGACGCCGGCATTGCTCCGCGCGGTGAAGCCGGCCTATCGCGCCGCCTTCGCGGTCGGGCGCTAG
- a CDS encoding quinone-dependent dihydroorotate dehydrogenase, with the protein MPTAYDLIRPAIFRLDPERAHRLTIAALRLMPRRAAPMADPALAVEVAGLRFPNPVGMAAGFDKDAEVADALLALGFGFAEVGTITPLPQPGNPRPRLFRLTEDRAVINRFGFNSEGGAAAAKRLVARAGRPGIVGVNLGANKDSADRIADYVTMARLMAPYASYLTLNISSPNTPGLRALQDVGALHELLDRVLAEVAGAVPVFLKVAPDLQPADVDAIARAALDRRLGALMVSNTTITRPPLRSVHAGEVGGLSGEPLRAMALERLRDFRAATGGALPLVAIGGIATADHAWDSIRAGASLVQLYSAMVYEGPGIARRVARGLAGRVRREGLRSIAEAVGQG; encoded by the coding sequence GTGCCGACCGCCTATGACCTGATCCGCCCCGCGATCTTCCGCCTCGATCCCGAGCGTGCGCACCGGCTGACGATCGCCGCGCTGCGCCTGATGCCGCGCCGCGCCGCGCCGATGGCGGACCCGGCGCTGGCGGTGGAGGTGGCGGGGCTGCGCTTCCCCAATCCGGTCGGCATGGCGGCGGGGTTCGACAAGGACGCGGAAGTGGCGGACGCGCTGCTCGCGCTCGGCTTCGGCTTCGCGGAGGTGGGGACGATCACGCCGCTGCCGCAGCCCGGCAACCCGCGCCCGCGCCTGTTTCGGCTGACCGAGGACCGCGCCGTCATCAACCGCTTCGGCTTCAACAGCGAGGGCGGGGCGGCGGCGGCGAAGCGGCTGGTGGCGCGCGCCGGGCGGCCGGGGATCGTCGGCGTCAATCTTGGCGCGAACAAGGATTCCGCCGACCGCATCGCCGATTACGTCACGATGGCGCGGCTGATGGCGCCTTACGCCAGCTACCTTACCCTCAACATCTCCAGTCCGAACACGCCGGGGCTGCGCGCGTTGCAGGATGTCGGCGCGCTGCACGAACTGCTCGATCGCGTCCTGGCGGAGGTGGCGGGCGCGGTGCCGGTGTTCCTGAAGGTCGCGCCCGATCTCCAGCCCGCCGACGTGGACGCGATCGCGCGCGCGGCGCTCGACCGGCGGCTCGGCGCGCTGATGGTGAGCAACACGACGATCACCCGGCCGCCGCTGCGCTCGGTTCATGCGGGCGAGGTGGGAGGCCTGTCCGGCGAGCCGCTGCGCGCGATGGCGCTGGAGCGGCTGCGCGACTTCCGCGCGGCGACCGGCGGCGCGCTCCCACTGGTCGCGATCGGCGGCATCGCCACCGCCGACCATGCGTGGGACAGCATCCGCGCCGGTGCGAGTCTCGTCCAGCTTTACAGCGCGATGGTATATGAAGGGCCGGGCATCGCCCGCCGCGTCGCGCGCGGGCTGGCCGGGCGCGTGCGGCGCGAGGGATTGCGCTCGATCGCGGAGGCAGTGGGTCAGGGATAG
- a CDS encoding EF-hand domain-containing protein has product MIRSHILAATLLLGACATDHPPPPHHGGPHGQRPAGDGEPHYLFISPMGEPFRVEHPEKAWFAGADTNHDGRIDRAEFRADAMRFFHLLDRNNDGEIDPDEIDIYENRIAPEIRVRDAGGGGRGAGWSGGRGGGGHGGRGGGGRHGGGFGGGGGGGEQPSGAAPRPAREQPQGAAHWSYIALPEPVTAADANFNRGVDANEFQQAADQRFMLLDRNGDGFITPGELPAIDTRARGGYGGPRGGFGGARPFHRPPPQGGGDEDREPPQG; this is encoded by the coding sequence GTGATCCGATCCCATATCCTTGCCGCGACGCTGCTGCTCGGCGCCTGTGCAACCGATCACCCGCCGCCGCCGCATCATGGCGGCCCGCACGGCCAACGGCCGGCCGGCGACGGCGAGCCGCATTATCTGTTCATCAGCCCGATGGGCGAGCCGTTCCGCGTCGAGCATCCCGAAAAGGCGTGGTTCGCCGGCGCCGACACCAACCACGACGGCCGCATCGACCGCGCCGAGTTCCGCGCCGATGCGATGCGCTTCTTCCATCTGCTCGATCGCAACAACGACGGCGAGATCGATCCCGACGAGATCGATATCTACGAGAACCGCATCGCCCCGGAAATCCGCGTGCGCGACGCGGGAGGCGGCGGACGCGGGGCGGGCTGGTCCGGCGGGCGCGGCGGCGGTGGCCATGGCGGGCGGGGCGGGGGTGGCCGGCACGGGGGCGGCTTCGGCGGCGGTGGTGGCGGCGGCGAGCAGCCCTCCGGCGCGGCGCCACGGCCCGCGCGCGAGCAGCCGCAGGGCGCGGCGCACTGGAGCTATATCGCGCTCCCCGAGCCGGTGACGGCGGCGGACGCCAATTTCAATCGCGGCGTCGACGCGAACGAGTTCCAGCAGGCGGCCGACCAGCGCTTCATGCTGCTCGACAGGAACGGCGACGGCTTCATCACGCCGGGCGAATTGCCCGCCATCGACACGCGCGCGCGCGGCGGATACGGCGGGCCGCGTGGCGGCTTCGGCGGCGCGCGTCCGTTCCACCGTCCCCCGCCGCAGGGTGGCGGGGACGAGGATCGCGAACCGCCGCAAGGCTGA
- a CDS encoding TonB-dependent receptor, producing MFTSSSALRHALHSSLALALGAIALAPAASAQEAKQPAVAPAETDVTDQDDVVVTGQALPGSVIGDIPPENRLTPADIAAYGVDSVSDLLDQISDQTSSIQGRGSSGPVVLVNGKRISGINEVGDLPTESIARLDILPEEVALKYGYSATQKVVNIILRRRFRAHVAGAGAGAATDGGGGNANGDFGITRIHDNERLNVVARAKASAALLESQRGIVADPAAGDPANALASDPDYRTLNPSTRNYSVNGSYAYQISPKLSASLNATAGYQTSRGLAGAAPLSGALDPDEIAALRQDSDAFTAHGGVTLNYDLSTSWKLSFTGTYDHSDTRGDTDRFQSAAIRDQHITAIGNTAGASVLVSGPLFSLPGGKVRTSLQFGGNASQLSSTTDRLGGGTTMSNAVTRSTGNAQLSFDVPITSSKTGFGSAIGTLTANVNGEVNQLSDYGTLGTFGYGLNWTPRTGITVIASVNEDRVAPTLQQLRGPLLVVPNVRIFDFTNGQTVQVSQITGGNPDLKADDRHVFKLGFSLKPASKLDLTINANYLSSRVNNPIGSLSGASLVAQNAFPDRFIRDPETGDLDSIDARPLNFAREEKEQFRWGIVFSKVLRAATRPAPPPGGWAAWRERQRAAGEAGRGPGQPDAEGGPPPRFRNGAPGAPGDVVVNGQRRDDGMDNPPPPPPDDMGPPPGGPPPGGPAPGGPPPEGFGGPGGPGGFDHANGHGGGFGGRGGFRGGFRGGGGNEARLQLSIWHTWSIRDTLVLRDGTQPLDLLAGDTIGAITQPRHQISFNAGVVDNGVGLRLSGSWRGAATTRTSATPAVGDLHFSSLTTFNLRLFANIQNRVPHEKWARGLRLSLGVDNIFNSRQRVTDATGATPLAYQPGYLDPLGRTISLSLRKMF from the coding sequence ATGTTCACTTCATCTTCCGCCTTGCGCCATGCGCTCCATTCGTCGCTCGCCCTCGCCCTCGGGGCGATCGCGCTGGCGCCCGCCGCGAGCGCGCAGGAAGCGAAGCAGCCGGCCGTCGCCCCCGCCGAAACCGACGTGACCGATCAGGACGATGTCGTCGTCACCGGGCAGGCGCTGCCCGGCTCGGTGATCGGCGACATCCCGCCGGAGAACCGCCTGACGCCCGCCGACATCGCGGCCTATGGCGTCGATTCGGTCAGCGACCTGCTCGACCAGATCTCCGACCAGACCTCCAGCATCCAGGGGCGCGGCAGCAGCGGCCCGGTGGTGCTGGTCAACGGCAAGCGCATCTCCGGCATCAACGAGGTGGGCGACCTGCCGACCGAATCGATCGCGCGGCTCGATATCCTGCCGGAGGAGGTCGCGCTCAAATACGGCTATAGCGCGACGCAGAAGGTGGTGAACATCATCCTGCGCCGCCGTTTCCGCGCGCATGTCGCGGGCGCGGGCGCGGGCGCGGCGACCGATGGCGGCGGCGGCAACGCCAACGGCGATTTCGGCATCACCCGCATCCACGACAACGAGCGGCTGAACGTCGTCGCGCGCGCCAAGGCCAGCGCGGCGCTGCTCGAAAGCCAGCGCGGCATCGTCGCCGATCCGGCGGCGGGCGATCCCGCCAACGCCCTCGCGAGCGACCCGGACTATCGCACGCTCAACCCGTCGACGCGCAATTATTCGGTCAACGGCAGCTATGCCTATCAGATCTCGCCCAAGCTCTCCGCCTCGCTGAACGCGACCGCCGGCTATCAGACGAGCCGCGGGCTGGCGGGCGCCGCGCCGCTTTCCGGCGCGCTCGACCCGGACGAGATCGCCGCGCTGCGGCAGGACAGCGACGCCTTCACCGCGCATGGCGGCGTGACGCTGAACTACGACCTGTCGACGAGCTGGAAGCTGTCGTTCACCGGCACCTACGACCACAGCGACACGCGCGGCGACACCGATCGTTTCCAGAGCGCGGCGATCCGCGACCAGCACATCACGGCGATCGGCAACACGGCGGGCGCGTCAGTGCTCGTCTCCGGCCCGCTGTTCTCGCTGCCCGGCGGCAAGGTCCGCACGTCGCTCCAGTTCGGCGGCAACGCCAGCCAGCTCAGCTCCACCACCGACCGGCTCGGCGGGGGCACCACCATGTCGAACGCCGTCACGCGCTCGACCGGCAACGCCCAGCTCAGCTTCGACGTGCCGATCACCAGCAGCAAGACCGGCTTCGGCAGCGCGATCGGCACGCTCACCGCCAACGTCAACGGCGAGGTCAACCAGCTTTCCGATTACGGCACGCTCGGCACGTTCGGCTACGGGCTGAACTGGACGCCGCGCACCGGGATCACCGTGATCGCCTCGGTAAACGAGGATCGCGTCGCGCCGACGCTGCAACAGCTTCGCGGGCCGTTGCTCGTCGTGCCGAACGTGCGCATCTTCGATTTCACCAACGGGCAGACGGTGCAGGTGTCGCAGATCACCGGCGGCAACCCGGACCTGAAGGCCGACGACCGGCATGTCTTCAAGCTCGGCTTCTCCCTGAAGCCCGCGTCGAAGCTCGACCTGACGATCAACGCCAATTACCTCAGCAGCCGGGTGAACAACCCGATCGGCAGCCTCTCCGGCGCGAGCCTGGTGGCGCAGAACGCCTTCCCCGATCGCTTCATCCGCGATCCGGAGACCGGCGATCTCGACAGCATCGACGCGCGGCCGCTCAATTTCGCGCGCGAGGAGAAGGAGCAGTTCCGCTGGGGCATCGTCTTTTCCAAGGTGCTGCGCGCCGCAACGCGCCCGGCGCCGCCGCCGGGCGGCTGGGCGGCATGGCGCGAGCGCCAGCGCGCGGCGGGCGAGGCCGGGCGCGGCCCCGGCCAGCCGGACGCGGAGGGTGGTCCGCCGCCGCGGTTCCGTAACGGTGCTCCCGGCGCGCCGGGCGATGTCGTGGTCAACGGCCAGCGCCGTGACGACGGAATGGACAATCCGCCACCGCCGCCGCCCGACGACATGGGGCCGCCACCGGGCGGACCACCGCCCGGTGGACCGGCGCCCGGTGGACCGCCGCCGGAAGGCTTCGGCGGACCGGGCGGTCCCGGCGGCTTCGACCATGCCAATGGCCACGGCGGCGGCTTCGGTGGCCGTGGCGGCTTTCGCGGCGGGTTCCGTGGCGGCGGCGGCAACGAGGCGCGGCTCCAGCTCTCGATCTGGCACACCTGGTCGATCCGCGACACGTTGGTCTTGCGCGACGGCACGCAGCCGCTCGACCTGCTCGCGGGCGACACGATCGGCGCGATCACCCAGCCGCGTCACCAGATCTCGTTCAACGCCGGCGTGGTCGACAACGGCGTCGGGCTACGGCTGAGCGGAAGCTGGCGCGGCGCGGCGACGACAAGGACCTCAGCCACCCCGGCGGTCGGCGACCTGCACTTCTCCTCGCTCACCACCTTCAACCTGCGGCTGTTCGCGAACATCCAGAATCGCGTGCCGCACGAGAAATGGGCGCGCGGGCTGCGGCTGTCGCTGGGCGTCGACAATATCTTCAACAGCCGCCAGCGCGTGACCGACGCGACCGGCGCGACGCCGCTCGCCTATCAGCCGGGCTATCTCGATCCGCTCGGGCGGACGATCAGCCTGTCGCTGCGCAAGATGTTCTGA
- a CDS encoding inorganic phosphate transporter has translation MHDLAFPLLVGLILVALAFDYLNGLHDAANSIATVVATRLLSPVKAVAFAAFFNFAAYFLTIAFPSLHAVAETIGKGLVDKDIVTPAVIFGALGGAMSWNVITWLRGIPSSSSHALVGGLIGAGVAHGGIAVVKWAGLNKTLLAIVLSPLLGMMLAMLVMLVSSWALHRATTFQAERSFRALHLVSSATYSLSHGLNDAQKTMGIITVLLYSTGYLTGPFAVPHWVAVSCYIAIALGTVTGGWKIIETMGSRITKLSQHQGFSASLAGSIVLFTASALGIPVSTTHTITGAIVGAGTARRASSVRWGVASNVVVAWIITIPASAAIGAAFYLATRLF, from the coding sequence ATGCACGACCTCGCCTTTCCGCTGCTCGTCGGGCTGATCCTGGTCGCGCTGGCGTTCGACTATCTCAACGGCCTGCATGACGCGGCCAATTCGATCGCCACCGTCGTCGCGACGCGGCTGCTCTCCCCGGTGAAGGCGGTGGCGTTCGCCGCCTTCTTCAACTTCGCCGCCTATTTCCTGACGATCGCCTTCCCCAGCCTCCACGCGGTCGCCGAGACGATCGGCAAGGGGCTGGTCGACAAGGATATCGTCACGCCGGCGGTGATCTTCGGCGCGCTCGGCGGGGCGATGTCGTGGAACGTCATCACCTGGCTGCGCGGCATCCCCTCGTCATCGAGCCACGCGCTGGTCGGCGGGCTGATCGGCGCGGGGGTGGCGCATGGCGGCATCGCCGTGGTGAAATGGGCGGGACTGAACAAGACCCTGCTCGCGATCGTGCTCTCGCCGCTGCTCGGCATGATGCTGGCGATGCTGGTGATGCTGGTCAGCAGCTGGGCGCTGCACCGCGCGACGACCTTCCAGGCGGAACGCTCGTTCCGCGCGCTGCACCTCGTCTCCTCGGCGACCTATTCGCTCAGCCACGGCCTCAACGACGCGCAGAAGACGATGGGGATCATCACCGTCCTGCTCTATTCCACCGGCTATCTCACCGGCCCGTTCGCGGTGCCGCACTGGGTGGCGGTGAGCTGCTATATCGCGATCGCGCTCGGCACGGTGACGGGCGGGTGGAAGATCATCGAGACGATGGGCTCGCGCATCACCAAGCTGTCGCAGCATCAGGGCTTCAGCGCGTCGCTCGCCGGATCGATCGTGCTGTTCACCGCCTCCGCGCTCGGCATCCCCGTCTCGACCACGCACACGATCACCGGCGCGATCGTCGGCGCGGGAACGGCGCGGCGCGCCTCCTCGGTGCGCTGGGGCGTGGCGAGCAACGTGGTGGTGGCGTGGATCATCACCATCCCCGCCTCGGCCGCGATCGGCGCGGCCTTCTATCTGGCGACGCGGTTGTTCTGA
- a CDS encoding DUF47 family protein, with amino-acid sequence MRQIAALPYRIDGSSRDSEVQVLLVTSRGTGRWVVPKGNIGAGATLHSAAAQEAEEEAGVCGALCPVPLGAYRYRKRRSSGASLMVDVDVFPLAVTRELPKWKEQAERDRRWFSLADAAHAVDEPDLRELIRSFAPAQFEMAVRRRPSLIIQQPISGVRSMFAWFQRLLPKTGNFFELFEAHAATVLAGAEATARLLEGGPAAREHITEIIEREHDADQITREVLTTVRTTFLTPFDRGAITALVGALDDTIDEMQAAANAIDLYQVTEFAPEMRDMAGIVLDAARLAAEAMPLLRDVSRNGARLHELTERLVRIEGHADDIHAAGLKRSLEAYGRTDTLRFVVERELYKHLERIVDAFEDVADEIDGIVIDHA; translated from the coding sequence ATTCGTCAGATCGCCGCGCTTCCCTATCGCATCGACGGATCGTCGCGGGACAGCGAAGTCCAGGTATTGCTCGTCACCTCGCGTGGCACGGGGCGCTGGGTCGTGCCCAAGGGGAATATCGGCGCCGGCGCGACGCTCCATTCCGCCGCCGCGCAGGAGGCGGAGGAGGAGGCCGGCGTGTGCGGCGCGCTGTGCCCGGTGCCGCTTGGCGCCTATCGCTATCGCAAGCGGCGCAGCAGCGGCGCCTCGCTGATGGTCGACGTGGATGTCTTTCCGCTCGCGGTGACGCGCGAGCTGCCGAAGTGGAAGGAGCAGGCCGAGCGCGACCGGCGCTGGTTCTCGCTCGCCGATGCCGCCCATGCCGTTGACGAGCCGGACCTGCGCGAGCTGATCCGTTCCTTCGCCCCCGCGCAGTTTGAGATGGCGGTGCGACGGCGGCCTTCGCTGATTATTCAACAACCCATTTCCGGAGTCCGCTCGATGTTCGCCTGGTTCCAGCGATTGCTGCCCAAGACCGGCAATTTCTTCGAATTGTTCGAAGCCCATGCCGCGACGGTGCTGGCCGGCGCGGAAGCCACCGCCCGGCTGCTGGAGGGAGGGCCGGCGGCGCGCGAGCATATCACCGAGATCATCGAGCGCGAGCATGACGCCGACCAGATCACCCGCGAGGTGCTGACGACGGTGCGCACCACCTTCCTCACCCCGTTCGATCGCGGCGCGATCACCGCGCTGGTCGGCGCGCTGGACGATACGATCGACGAGATGCAGGCGGCGGCGAACGCGATCGACCTGTATCAGGTGACGGAATTCGCGCCCGAGATGCGCGACATGGCGGGGATCGTGCTGGACGCGGCGCGGCTGGCGGCGGAGGCGATGCCGCTGCTGCGCGACGTAAGCCGCAACGGCGCGCGGCTGCACGAGCTGACCGAGCGGCTGGTGCGGATCGAGGGCCATGCCGACGATATCCACGCCGCCGGGCTGAAGCGCTCGCTGGAAGCCTATGGCAGGACCGACACGCTGCGCTTCGTGGTGGAGCGCGAACTCTACAAGCATCTGGAGCGGATCGTCGATGCGTTCGAGGATGTCGCCGACGAGATCGACGGCATCGTGATCGACCACGCCTGA
- a CDS encoding glutathione S-transferase family protein gives MSDLVFYTNPMSRGRIVRWMLEEIGAPYETVLLDYGTTMKASDYLAINPMGKVPAIVHKGRVVTEGAAIIAYLAEAFPEAGLAPTAGERADYYRWMFFAAGPVEAATTDRSFGVQPDARQQTMAGYGTLDRVVDVLEQAVSAHSYIAGERFTAADVYVGSHVGWGMQFGSLPKREAFERYAERIMGRPAAVRAREIDDALIPQQEPAG, from the coding sequence ATGAGCGACCTGGTTTTCTACACCAATCCGATGTCGCGCGGCCGCATCGTCCGCTGGATGCTGGAGGAGATCGGCGCGCCTTACGAAACGGTGCTGCTCGATTACGGCACGACGATGAAGGCGTCCGATTATCTCGCGATCAACCCGATGGGGAAGGTGCCCGCGATCGTCCACAAAGGGCGCGTCGTGACAGAAGGGGCGGCGATCATCGCCTATCTCGCGGAGGCTTTCCCGGAGGCCGGGCTGGCGCCGACCGCCGGCGAGCGCGCGGATTATTATCGCTGGATGTTCTTCGCCGCCGGGCCGGTCGAGGCGGCGACCACCGACCGCTCGTTCGGTGTCCAGCCGGATGCGCGGCAGCAGACGATGGCGGGCTATGGCACGCTCGATCGCGTCGTGGACGTGCTGGAACAGGCGGTGAGCGCGCATTCCTATATCGCCGGGGAGCGCTTCACGGCGGCGGACGTCTATGTCGGCAGCCATGTCGGCTGGGGAATGCAGTTCGGATCGCTGCCGAAGCGGGAGGCGTTCGAACGCTATGCGGAGCGCATCATGGGCCGTCCGGCGGCGGTGCGCGCGCGGGAGATCGACGACGCGCTGATCCCCCAGCAGGAACCGGCCGGCTGA